Proteins from a genomic interval of Desulfovibrio piger:
- a CDS encoding nuclear transport factor 2 family protein — MKLFRMFLVSLALSLIFAGAALAKADVTELYAEALMTGDVESLDKLLAPNYWHVSANGHIQDKEHFLASLKERKLVIDRIRLSNMRSTVMGDVTLVTANGELKGSATPPLPQGLMRYTMVLNKVGKETKIVLFQATPVVPSQDCRDGNCAIR, encoded by the coding sequence ATGAAGCTGTTCCGTATGTTCCTTGTATCGCTGGCCCTGAGCCTGATCTTTGCCGGTGCGGCCCTGGCCAAGGCTGATGTGACCGAACTGTATGCCGAGGCCCTCATGACCGGTGATGTGGAGTCCCTGGACAAGCTCCTGGCCCCCAATTACTGGCATGTCAGCGCCAACGGGCATATCCAGGACAAGGAACACTTCCTGGCGAGCCTCAAGGAAAGGAAGCTGGTCATCGACCGTATCCGCCTCAGCAACATGCGCAGCACCGTCATGGGTGACGTGACCCTGGTCACGGCCAACGGCGAGCTCAAGGGCTCGGCCACGCCCCCCCTGCCCCAAGGCCTGATGCGCTATACCATGGTCCTGAACAAGGTCGGCAAGGAGACCAAGATCGTCCTCTTCCAGGCCACGCCCGTGGTCCCCTCGCAGGATTGCCGTGACGGCAACTGCGCCATCCGCTGA
- a CDS encoding mandelate racemase/muconate lactonizing enzyme family protein, with protein sequence MATDLVTAPVRSAEIFVFRAPIEKAVRTSFGIMHDRPAVLLRLEDEDGMHGWGEAWCNFPSCGAEHRARLLETAILPKVIGKPWSSPAALSAGIAGQLEVLRLQADEPGPMSQALAALDIALWDLAARRADLPLHRFLGGSGDGSMPVYASGINHPDIAGTIRRTRAEGYRCFKIKIGFSEESDAANLEEAFAALLPGEELAVDVNQAWTRRQALAGFEKLRHWPLLWIEEPLRCDSPVEDWAALAAAAPHPLAAGENIRSHTGFSSAIIRRHLGVIQPDICKWGGLSNCLPVARAVLKAGLRYCPHYLGGGIGLLASAHLLAAVGGDGLLEVDCNPNPLRELLARPFPAVREGRITLSDAAGLGVEPDLDAVENLVTYRAECR encoded by the coding sequence ATGGCGACAGATCTGGTAACGGCCCCGGTGCGCTCAGCGGAGATCTTCGTTTTCAGGGCGCCCATCGAAAAAGCTGTTCGTACCTCGTTCGGCATCATGCATGACAGGCCTGCGGTCCTGCTGCGTCTGGAAGATGAAGACGGCATGCATGGCTGGGGCGAAGCCTGGTGCAACTTTCCCTCCTGTGGTGCCGAACACAGGGCACGCCTGTTGGAGACGGCCATCCTCCCCAAGGTCATCGGCAAGCCCTGGAGCAGTCCGGCCGCCCTGTCCGCGGGGATCGCCGGACAGCTGGAAGTCCTGCGCCTGCAGGCCGATGAGCCCGGCCCCATGTCCCAGGCACTGGCAGCCCTGGACATAGCCTTGTGGGATCTGGCGGCCCGCCGCGCGGACCTGCCCCTGCACCGTTTTCTGGGCGGCTCTGGTGACGGCTCCATGCCTGTTTACGCCAGCGGCATCAATCACCCCGACATCGCCGGGACCATCCGGCGCACCCGTGCCGAAGGCTACCGCTGCTTCAAGATCAAGATAGGCTTTTCCGAGGAAAGCGATGCCGCCAACCTGGAAGAAGCCTTCGCCGCCTTGCTGCCGGGCGAAGAACTGGCTGTGGACGTCAACCAGGCCTGGACACGACGGCAGGCACTGGCGGGCTTTGAAAAGCTGCGCCACTGGCCGCTGCTCTGGATCGAAGAACCCCTGCGTTGCGACAGCCCTGTCGAGGACTGGGCGGCGCTGGCCGCCGCAGCGCCCCATCCGCTGGCCGCGGGCGAGAACATCCGCAGCCATACCGGATTTTCCTCCGCCATCATCCGGCGCCACCTCGGCGTCATCCAGCCTGACATCTGCAAGTGGGGCGGTCTGAGCAACTGCCTGCCGGTGGCCCGGGCCGTCCTCAAGGCGGGCCTGCGCTACTGCCCCCACTACCTTGGCGGCGGCATCGGCCTGCTGGCCTCCGCCCATCTGCTGGCTGCCGTGGGCGGGGACGGCCTGCTGGAAGTGGACTGCAACCCCAACCCCCTGCGCGAATTGCTGGCCCGTCCCTTCCCGGCCGTCCGGGAAGGCCGCATCACCCTCTCCGATGCGGCCGGGCTCGGCGTGGAACCCGATCTGGATGCTGTGGAAAACCTTGTGACTTACCGGGCCGAATGCCGCTGA
- a CDS encoding TAXI family TRAP transporter solute-binding subunit — protein MKRFLTCLCLIVTSLALCSGLAGAAEKVRINLLSTPFGTGSYVLGTALENIVNKGDYPILISHAETPGQAFNVNKLNADPAARKNTVGTASKGINWLAAQGKKPFPAKRTPLLLIGSYTYTATWLVTADESIKSISDLRGKRIAMGRIPQAIWGYEPDALLRCGYSDDFYKSLSIQYVGTGEAATALVNGQVDAATIGGYMDPISGKFSPAPQTVEVVASGRDLHHLDWTEDAVKKTAAKDIQLIPFSVPANSVEGQTSPIFIGADTHGLFAHPDFPEEYAYILAKAMIENIDAFAQYHALGALMSREGLIKGWSPEQIHPGALRAYKEAGLL, from the coding sequence ATGAAGCGTTTTCTTACCTGCCTTTGTCTCATCGTCACGTCCCTGGCCCTCTGTTCCGGTCTGGCCGGAGCCGCTGAAAAAGTCAGGATCAACCTGTTGAGCACGCCTTTCGGTACCGGGAGCTATGTGCTGGGCACGGCGCTGGAAAACATCGTCAACAAGGGTGACTACCCCATCCTCATCTCGCATGCGGAAACGCCCGGCCAGGCATTCAACGTCAACAAGCTCAATGCCGATCCGGCCGCCCGCAAGAACACCGTGGGCACGGCCTCCAAGGGCATCAACTGGCTGGCCGCCCAGGGCAAGAAGCCCTTCCCGGCCAAGCGTACCCCGCTGCTGCTCATCGGCAGCTACACCTATACGGCTACCTGGCTCGTCACTGCGGACGAATCCATCAAGTCCATCAGCGACCTGCGCGGCAAGCGCATCGCCATGGGCCGCATCCCCCAGGCCATCTGGGGCTACGAGCCTGATGCCTTGCTGCGTTGCGGTTATTCCGACGATTTCTACAAGAGCCTGTCCATCCAGTATGTAGGTACGGGCGAAGCCGCCACCGCCCTGGTCAACGGCCAGGTGGACGCCGCCACCATCGGCGGCTACATGGATCCGATCAGCGGCAAGTTCTCTCCTGCGCCCCAGACCGTGGAAGTGGTCGCCTCCGGGCGTGACCTGCATCACCTCGACTGGACGGAAGATGCCGTCAAGAAGACCGCTGCCAAGGACATCCAGCTGATCCCCTTCAGCGTGCCCGCCAATTCCGTGGAAGGACAGACCTCCCCCATCTTCATCGGGGCCGATACCCACGGTCTGTTCGCCCATCCCGACTTCCCCGAAGAATACGCCTACATCCTGGCCAAGGCCATGATCGAGAACATCGATGCCTTTGCGCAGTACCACGCCCTGGGCGCCCTGATGAGCCGTGAAGGCCTCATCAAGGGCTGGAGCCCCGAACAGATCCACCCCGGAGCCCTGCGTGCCTACAAGGAAGCAGGCCTGCTGTAA
- a CDS encoding TRAP transporter permease: MIFRGGALAMVLYHAIASQYLYLSQWEHQTIHFSFLFLLIFMSYARKTSNKAVKFLLYACMLVTLICCAYVYLNTEELEMSQGFPTQAAVIVGICLMLGTALCTWLSWGLPLLIVAVVFVAYFFLGHMLSGPLHHPVFSFDYVVSMLSVGLSGLYGLFMSISADQVFLFVVFGSLLGIFKVEGLLMEAGKILGRRLRGGAGLTAVFSNSLIGMVSGAPVANVAITGPFVLPYMNRSGYNVDEAGGILACSATGSQLMPPVMGAAAFMMATFIGQPYAVVMLAAILPAVLFYFAVAMGVQFLSVRKDLKTVQLDVDWGLIRRRVFIFIIPIGLIFAMLLLRYSPANTAFWASIVTLVVGFAIKDTRPTWKELIQSLVSGAVTGAKIGISLALIGMVAQTLISTGLGSKLASLIHMLAGGHLFIALVVTMIVSLILGCAVPPAAAYALCAIIIIPTLTPMGVALLPAHMFCFYFSIIAAVTPPVGLASLAATGISGGNYAITSVHGFRLSLSGFILPFLIVYNPLFSLDFSNMAWSVCSLLCILAGLMSLDALLYGAMVRIFRPVDYLVSLLVCTGSFWLTVYGDILAAPLLLGLTGAMLALLAGHIIWQRRTA, translated from the coding sequence ATGATTTTTCGTGGCGGCGCTCTGGCTATGGTGCTTTACCACGCCATTGCCTCCCAGTACCTGTATTTATCGCAGTGGGAACACCAGACCATCCACTTTTCCTTCCTGTTCCTGCTGATCTTCATGAGCTACGCACGCAAGACGTCCAACAAGGCCGTCAAGTTCCTGCTGTATGCCTGCATGCTCGTGACGCTCATCTGCTGTGCCTATGTCTATCTGAACACGGAAGAACTGGAGATGTCCCAGGGCTTCCCCACCCAGGCAGCCGTCATCGTCGGCATCTGCCTCATGCTGGGCACGGCCCTGTGCACCTGGCTGAGCTGGGGCCTGCCGCTGCTCATCGTGGCCGTGGTCTTCGTGGCCTACTTCTTCCTTGGACACATGCTCAGCGGCCCGCTCCATCATCCTGTTTTTTCCTTTGATTATGTGGTCTCCATGCTCAGTGTGGGCCTGTCCGGGCTGTACGGCCTGTTCATGTCCATCAGCGCCGACCAGGTCTTCCTGTTCGTGGTCTTCGGCTCGCTGCTGGGCATCTTCAAGGTGGAAGGCCTGCTCATGGAAGCCGGCAAGATCCTGGGCCGCCGCCTGCGTGGCGGGGCCGGGCTCACGGCCGTGTTCTCCAACTCCCTCATCGGCATGGTCTCCGGTGCTCCTGTGGCCAATGTGGCCATCACGGGCCCCTTCGTGCTGCCCTACATGAACCGCTCCGGCTACAACGTGGATGAAGCCGGCGGCATCCTGGCCTGCTCGGCCACGGGCAGCCAGCTCATGCCCCCCGTCATGGGTGCGGCCGCCTTCATGATGGCGACCTTCATCGGCCAGCCCTATGCGGTGGTCATGCTGGCGGCCATCCTGCCCGCCGTGCTCTTCTACTTTGCCGTGGCCATGGGCGTGCAGTTCCTCTCCGTGCGCAAGGATCTGAAGACCGTCCAGCTGGATGTGGACTGGGGCCTGATCCGCCGCCGCGTGTTCATCTTCATCATCCCCATCGGCCTGATCTTCGCCATGCTCCTGCTGCGCTACAGCCCGGCCAATACCGCCTTCTGGGCCAGCATCGTGACCCTGGTGGTGGGTTTTGCCATCAAGGACACCCGCCCCACCTGGAAGGAACTCATCCAGTCGCTGGTCAGCGGCGCCGTCACAGGGGCCAAGATCGGCATCTCCCTGGCGCTCATCGGCATGGTGGCCCAGACGCTCATCTCCACCGGCCTCGGCAGCAAGCTGGCCAGCCTCATCCACATGCTGGCGGGCGGCCATCTGTTCATCGCCCTGGTGGTGACCATGATCGTCTCGCTCATCCTGGGCTGTGCCGTGCCTCCGGCGGCCGCCTATGCGCTGTGCGCCATCATCATCATTCCTACGCTGACCCCCATGGGCGTGGCTTTGCTGCCGGCACATATGTTCTGTTTCTATTTCTCCATCATCGCAGCGGTCACGCCCCCGGTGGGTCTTGCTTCCCTGGCGGCCACGGGCATTTCCGGCGGCAATTACGCCATCACCAGCGTCCACGGTTTCCGCCTGTCGCTGAGCGGCTTCATCCTGCCCTTCCTGATCGTGTACAATCCCCTGTTCTCCCTTGACTTCAGCAACATGGCCTGGTCCGTCTGCTCCCTGCTGTGCATCCTGGCAGGCCTGATGAGCCTGGACGCCCTGCTCTACGGCGCCATGGTACGGATCTTCAGGCCTGTGGACTATCTCGTCTCCCTGCTGGTCTGTACGGGCTCCTTCTGGCTGACGGTCTACGGCGACATCCTGGCCGCCCCGCTGCTGCTGGGCCTGACGGGAGCCATGCTTGCCCTGCTGGCGGGCCACATCATCTGGCAGCGCCGGACGGCATAG
- a CDS encoding GntR family transcriptional regulator → MKNASCLETTLPPIQFRHPGPPLYQQLADQLRQAILDKSLHPGEKLPTLQQMASLCGVARVTARQAVQLLVSEGYLEARQGRGTHVAQQLPLRPCTNMRTSWSALIKRIEGASVELLAADEVTVCPLLSAEQKGVPAACYQYMKRVHIKDGVRFAFIDLYLDKDIYDLAPERFNATTVIPVMDELGVDVTTARQILTIGIASPEAANHLGIACGMPVAQVERFACDKSGKVVYAASMVHPGDRVRFEIDLVR, encoded by the coding sequence ATGAAGAATGCATCCTGTCTTGAAACTACGCTGCCTCCCATCCAGTTCCGCCATCCGGGGCCGCCGCTCTATCAGCAGCTGGCCGACCAGCTGCGTCAGGCGATCCTGGACAAGAGCCTGCACCCCGGCGAGAAGCTGCCGACCCTGCAGCAGATGGCCTCGCTGTGCGGTGTGGCCCGGGTGACGGCCCGCCAGGCCGTGCAGCTGCTGGTCAGCGAAGGGTATCTGGAAGCCCGCCAGGGGCGCGGTACGCATGTGGCCCAGCAATTGCCCCTGCGTCCCTGTACCAATATGCGGACGTCCTGGAGCGCCCTTATCAAACGTATCGAAGGCGCCAGCGTGGAGTTGCTGGCCGCGGACGAAGTGACGGTCTGTCCGTTGCTCAGCGCTGAACAAAAAGGGGTCCCCGCGGCCTGTTACCAGTACATGAAGCGTGTCCATATCAAGGACGGCGTACGCTTTGCCTTCATCGATCTTTACCTGGACAAGGATATCTACGATCTGGCCCCGGAGCGTTTCAATGCCACGACGGTCATCCCCGTCATGGACGAGCTGGGCGTCGATGTGACCACGGCCCGGCAGATCCTGACCATCGGCATCGCCTCGCCCGAAGCGGCCAACCATCTGGGCATCGCCTGCGGCATGCCCGTGGCCCAGGTGGAGCGCTTTGCCTGCGATAAGAGCGGCAAGGTGGTCTATGCCGCCAGCATGGTCCATCCCGGTGACAGGGTACGTTTCGAGATAGATCTTGTCCGTTAG
- a CDS encoding TOBE domain-containing protein, translating to METSARNTFWGTISSVRPGAVNDEIELTMPSGTKLVASITKASTERLGLAEGKEACALVKASMVILMNDADQYILSTRNQFCGTVKSVTPGAVNGEVVVDLGADGEMTSIITMGSISKLGLAEGSKVTAIVKATNVIMAVKK from the coding sequence ATGGAAACCAGCGCTCGCAATACTTTCTGGGGCACCATCAGCTCCGTGCGTCCCGGCGCCGTCAATGACGAGATCGAACTGACCATGCCTTCCGGCACCAAACTGGTGGCCTCCATCACCAAGGCCAGCACCGAACGTCTGGGCCTGGCCGAAGGCAAGGAAGCCTGCGCCCTGGTCAAGGCCAGCATGGTCATCCTGATGAACGATGCCGACCAGTACATCCTCTCCACCCGCAATCAGTTCTGCGGTACCGTGAAGAGCGTGACCCCCGGCGCCGTCAACGGCGAAGTGGTGGTGGACCTGGGTGCTGACGGCGAAATGACCTCCATCATCACCATGGGCAGCATCAGCAAGCTGGGCCTGGCCGAAGGCAGCAAGGTGACCGCCATCGTCAAGGCCACCAACGTGATCATGGCCGTCAAAAAGTAG
- a CDS encoding FAD/NAD(P)-binding protein produces MLREITPRPQQAGNPYKPMLATVVETIQETGNIKTLRVVLDDPEQMANFTYEPGQVGQLSVFGAGESTFVINTPPSQKEYLQFSVMQAGEVTSAIHRLSPGDKVGVRAPLGNFFPYNDWKGKNIFFVGGGIGMAPIRTIMLHVLEHKADYGKVSLLYGARSPRDMAFSYELDGWLANPDLDCTLCIDNPYEGWPHKVGLIPNVLTELNPSPDNCVAVLCGPPIMIKFTLQALEKLGFQPENIVTTLEKRMKCGIGICGRCNIGSHYVCVDGPVFTMAQLKELPPEL; encoded by the coding sequence ATGCTGCGCGAGATCACGCCCCGTCCCCAGCAGGCGGGCAACCCCTACAAGCCCATGCTGGCCACGGTGGTGGAGACCATCCAGGAGACCGGCAACATCAAGACCCTGCGCGTGGTCCTGGACGATCCCGAGCAGATGGCCAACTTCACCTATGAGCCCGGCCAGGTGGGCCAGCTCTCGGTGTTCGGCGCCGGTGAATCCACCTTCGTCATCAACACCCCGCCCTCGCAGAAGGAGTACCTGCAGTTCTCCGTCATGCAGGCCGGTGAAGTGACCTCCGCCATCCATCGCCTGAGCCCCGGCGACAAGGTGGGCGTGCGCGCCCCCCTGGGCAACTTCTTCCCTTACAATGACTGGAAGGGGAAGAACATCTTCTTCGTGGGCGGCGGTATCGGCATGGCCCCCATCCGTACCATCATGCTGCACGTGCTGGAACACAAGGCCGACTACGGCAAGGTGAGCCTGCTGTACGGCGCCCGTTCGCCGCGCGACATGGCCTTCAGCTACGAGCTGGACGGCTGGCTGGCCAACCCCGACCTGGATTGCACGCTCTGCATCGACAATCCCTACGAAGGCTGGCCGCACAAGGTGGGTCTGATCCCCAACGTGCTGACCGAGCTGAACCCCAGCCCGGACAACTGCGTGGCCGTGCTCTGCGGCCCGCCGATCATGATCAAGTTCACCCTGCAGGCCCTGGAAAAACTGGGCTTCCAGCCCGAGAACATCGTGACCACGCTGGAAAAGCGCATGAAGTGCGGTATCGGCATCTGTGGCCGCTGCAACATCGGCAGCCACTATGTCTGCGTGGACGGCCCGGTGTTCACCATGGCCCAGCTCAAGGAACTGCCGCCCGAACTGTAG
- a CDS encoding 4Fe-4S dicluster domain-containing protein, with protein sequence MSITRFVTADGLPAFLAHLSKSARVLAPVEKPGNKTAVVFEPWKEGKPFTLAKATVPAKEAVLPQCEVLVRYSKTKDPNDPGKCTMTLDDTPQAEPTVVFGSRPCDARGYVTLDRPYLHGPFADPYYKARRDQLTVITLTCPSGCSTCFCHWVGGGPTSPEGSDVLMTEVEGGYVLQAMTDKGAALLEGSSLADGADRFADAEAARKAAWASLEKAPSLAEAPAKVAARFEDVEFWQQETDRCLSCGACTYFCPTCYCFNITDEGDGLNGREGRRLRTWDNCMSPLFTREASGHNPRTAKALRMRNRVSHKFATYPENWGAFSCNGCGRCVSNCPVHLDIRAIVLDAINK encoded by the coding sequence ATGAGCATAACCCGTTTCGTCACCGCTGACGGCCTGCCCGCCTTTCTGGCTCACCTCTCCAAGAGCGCCCGCGTGCTGGCCCCGGTAGAGAAGCCGGGCAACAAGACCGCGGTCGTGTTCGAGCCCTGGAAGGAAGGCAAGCCCTTCACCCTGGCCAAGGCCACCGTGCCCGCCAAGGAAGCCGTGCTGCCCCAGTGCGAAGTGCTGGTGCGCTACAGCAAGACCAAGGATCCCAATGATCCGGGCAAATGCACCATGACCCTGGACGATACGCCGCAGGCCGAGCCCACCGTGGTCTTCGGCAGCCGTCCCTGTGACGCCCGCGGCTACGTGACCCTGGACCGGCCCTACCTGCACGGCCCCTTCGCGGACCCGTACTACAAGGCCCGTCGTGACCAGCTCACCGTCATCACCCTGACCTGCCCCAGCGGTTGCAGCACCTGCTTCTGCCACTGGGTGGGCGGCGGTCCCACCTCGCCGGAAGGTTCCGACGTGCTGATGACCGAAGTGGAAGGCGGCTATGTGCTGCAGGCCATGACCGACAAGGGCGCGGCCCTGCTGGAAGGCAGCAGCCTGGCCGACGGCGCCGACCGCTTTGCCGATGCCGAGGCCGCCCGCAAGGCCGCCTGGGCCAGCCTGGAAAAGGCGCCCAGCCTGGCCGAAGCTCCGGCCAAGGTGGCCGCCCGCTTCGAGGATGTGGAGTTCTGGCAGCAGGAGACCGACCGTTGTCTGTCCTGCGGGGCCTGTACCTACTTCTGCCCCACCTGCTACTGCTTCAACATCACCGACGAAGGCGACGGCCTCAACGGCCGTGAGGGCCGCCGTCTGCGTACCTGGGACAACTGCATGTCGCCCCTGTTCACGCGTGAAGCCAGCGGGCACAATCCCCGTACGGCCAAGGCCCTGCGCATGCGCAACCGCGTGTCGCACAAGTTTGCCACCTATCCCGAGAACTGGGGCGCCTTCTCCTGCAACGGCTGCGGCCGCTGCGTGAGCAACTGCCCCGTGCATCTGGATATCCGCGCCATCGTGCTCGACGCCATCAACAAGTAG
- a CDS encoding hydrogenase iron-sulfur subunit, protein MPVLNGKELRIVGFLCNWCSYGGADTAGVARATQPTDLRIIRVPCSGRIDPLFIVRALLNGADGVLVSGCHPRDCHYSAGNYYARRRLEVLKQFLPVLGIDERRFEYTWVSASEGQRWQHVVTTFTDRIHKLGPAPRFEDPEPLLKVVDMALTSLRPLGTGQNAKLDELKAAIKAKLPELDCVIGWQQGYDAVHTVPLFMRTPEDVDKLVWGPFNVNNPATYLPSFKGKKVGIVVKGCDSRSVVELLQESLINRDDVTIFAMPCEGTLDMARVDKELGRYNKIDSVVYDEAGVTVTADGKEHRFCMTECAQGKCYGCTMPTAQLADTLAGAPTTVEGTPGTPPELALLDSMTLPERMAFWRGQMERCLRCYACRNACPMCVCRDYCVAESRDPHWMTQEDSVREKLYFQTIHALHLAGRCTGCGECQRACPVGIPILALRQQIGRAVSQLFDGYKAGMDPEAVPPLLGYELEEKNIHEREWK, encoded by the coding sequence ATGCCAGTGCTGAATGGCAAAGAACTGCGGATCGTAGGCTTTCTTTGCAACTGGTGTTCCTACGGCGGTGCCGACACCGCCGGGGTCGCCCGTGCCACCCAGCCCACCGACCTGCGTATCATCCGTGTCCCCTGTTCGGGCCGCATCGACCCGCTGTTCATCGTGCGCGCCCTGCTCAACGGTGCGGACGGTGTGCTGGTGTCGGGCTGCCACCCGCGTGACTGCCACTATTCCGCCGGCAACTACTATGCCCGCCGCCGTCTGGAAGTGCTCAAGCAGTTCCTGCCCGTGCTGGGCATCGACGAGCGCCGCTTCGAGTACACCTGGGTCTCGGCTTCCGAAGGCCAGCGCTGGCAGCATGTGGTGACCACCTTCACCGACCGCATCCACAAGCTGGGCCCCGCGCCCCGCTTCGAGGATCCCGAGCCGCTGCTCAAGGTGGTGGACATGGCCCTCACGTCCCTGCGTCCGCTGGGCACCGGCCAGAACGCCAAACTGGACGAGCTCAAGGCCGCCATCAAGGCCAAGCTGCCCGAACTGGACTGCGTCATCGGCTGGCAGCAGGGCTACGACGCCGTGCATACGGTGCCGCTGTTCATGCGCACGCCCGAAGACGTGGACAAGCTGGTCTGGGGCCCCTTCAACGTCAACAACCCCGCCACCTACCTGCCCAGCTTCAAGGGCAAGAAGGTGGGCATCGTGGTCAAGGGCTGCGATTCCCGCTCCGTGGTGGAACTGTTGCAGGAAAGCCTCATCAACCGCGACGACGTGACCATCTTCGCCATGCCCTGCGAAGGCACCCTGGACATGGCCCGCGTGGACAAGGAACTGGGCCGCTACAACAAGATCGACAGCGTGGTCTATGACGAGGCCGGCGTGACCGTCACCGCCGACGGCAAGGAACACCGCTTCTGCATGACCGAATGCGCCCAGGGCAAATGCTACGGCTGCACCATGCCCACGGCCCAGCTGGCCGACACCCTGGCCGGTGCGCCCACCACGGTGGAAGGCACCCCCGGCACGCCGCCCGAGCTGGCTCTGCTGGACTCCATGACCCTGCCCGAACGCATGGCCTTCTGGCGCGGCCAGATGGAACGCTGCCTGCGCTGCTACGCCTGCCGCAACGCCTGTCCCATGTGCGTGTGCCGCGACTACTGCGTGGCCGAGAGCCGTGATCCCCACTGGATGACCCAGGAAGACAGCGTGCGCGAAAAACTGTACTTCCAGACCATCCACGCCCTGCACCTGGCCGGCCGCTGCACCGGTTGCGGCGAATGCCAGCGGGCCTGCCCCGTGGGCATCCCGATCCTGGCCCTGCGCCAGCAGATCGGTCGTGCCGTGAGCCAGCTCTTCGACGGCTACAAGGCCGGTATGGACCCCGAGGCCGTGCCGCCGCTGCTGGGCTATGAGCTGGAAGAAAAGAACATCCATGAGAGGGAGTGGAAATGA